Sequence from the Kribbella aluminosa genome:
TGTGATCGAGGCGCTGCATGAGGAGTTTGGCGACTTCTATCTGATTCCCGAGGGCGGTAGCAATGCCGACGCGGTCCGGGGATGTGCAGAGTTGGCGGCGGAGCTGGATGCGTCGGTCGACGTTGTGTTCTGTGCGGTCGGCACCGGCGGGACGCTCGCAGGTGTGGCTGCCGGTTTGCGGACGGATCAGGTCGTGATCGGCGTTCCGGTCTTGAAGGGTGGCGCGTTCCTTGAGGGCGACATCGTTGGGCTGCAAGGGCAGGTGTACGGCGAACGAACCGGATCGTGGCGGCTTGAATGCGATTACCACTTTGGCGGCTACGCGAAGCGGACGGGTGAGCTTGGTGAGTTCATCGACGACTTCGAGGGGCGGCACGGTCTACGGCTGGACTGGGTGTACGAGGCGAAGATGATGTACGCGCTGTTCGACCAGGTCGCTCGCAACGCCTTTCCTCGAGGTACGACCGTCGTGGCCTTGATCAGCGGATCCGGCCAAGTTCCAGAAATTTGAGGTCAGATCTCCAGCCACTCGAGGTGCCAGTCGCCTGAGTTGACGTTGAAGTTCTTGCCGAAGCCGAGCCAGCGGCCGTTCATGCCTCGGGCTTGTGGGCTGACGACGAGTTGGATGGTTCCGTGGTAGACGGCACCGCGGTAGTAGCCGGTGGGTGCTGTCCGTTCTTTCCAGGTTCCGGTGGCGATCGCTCTGCTGACTGACAGGTCGAGCGTTAGTCGTGACTCGCCTTCCGCGGGATTGTTGGTGCCGTGGAGCCGTCCGCCGGTGTGGTTGAGGCGGATGGTGTGTTCGCCTTGCAGGTTGGCGTCGCGGCCGGAGGAGAAGTAGCTGTACCGCGAGAGCCAGAGTCCGTTGAGGTCGCCGCTTGTGGCTCGCGCTGTGTCGAGGTTCGAGTAGTCGGCCAGATCGATGACGAGGTCGGCGACGGAGCACTGGTAGAGCTCGGCCAGGCGGGCGAGGACGTCGAGAGATGGGGCGTAGCCGGTCGGTGCCGGCCACTGCTCCCAGTAGGAGAAGTTCTTGAAGGTCTTCGGGTCGTCCGGCCAGTGATGGTTCCAATGGTCGGCTGCGTCGCGCTGGCTCCAGTCGTGGGCGAGGCGGAACGCCACTCGGGGGTTCACGCCGTACCGGTCGGCGAAGGCGTCGGCGATCTCTACCCAGGTTGATCCCTGGGTGCGCAGTTCGATGGCCCAGCCTCGTCGCTGCTGGCGCAGACTGCTCGCCCTGGCGGGACGGGCGCCAGCGTTGATGCTCATGTGTCCTATGGTGGCATGACCTCCCCGTTGTGCGGGGAGTTTTGGGGTGAATGGTCACTGGCTGTCTCGGTGGTTCCTACGCGCTGCTGGCGGCAGATTCGGGGCACGGTCAGGGCGGCGGGTGAGCCCCGAGCGTGCGCCGGGTGGTGTGCGGTTCTCCTGCCCCGTCGCCCTGGCCGATCCAAGCGGTGGCTGTGATCGGAGGACGGGAAAGTGGATCTGACCAGGCAGAGCGGACGCGAATGGCCGGTGCTCCGTTCGGCGCAAGAACTGGACTGCGACGGGCGGAATCCCCGCACGGATGAACCGTGCTTCCTTGGCTATCACCAGGGTCCGCATCGGGACGCGATTGGCGAGGAGTGGCTCGACGACTGACCCGCGTGGGACAACCCGCTGACGTTGCGAAGCGTTGAGGACTGTGCATAGCTCATGCGTTGAACACGACCGAGATCGCCGGCGAACTGACCGCGGCGACAGGCCGGCCGATCGAGTACATGGAGAAGTCAGATGCGGACGGTGTAGGTGAGGATTCCGGGAATGGGCCGCGCGTCCGGGTGAGGATGCCGAGCAGGCGCCGGCGCTCTATCCGCAGGCAGCTCGTGTGCTGCACCGGATTGTTGTGCGACTGACATGGGCGAGGCGCGGAACCGGCGCTGCGTTGCAGTCGGGGGAGGAGGCATCATGAGCGGCGACGGCCTCGATCCGTGGGCGACCCTCGACGACCTGCTGGGCACAGAGGCGTTGCCTCACCACCCGACGGCCAGTGGCGTTGGACGACTGGCGTTCTACGGGCGGTGCTCGACCGAGGACAATCAGGATCCGAAGACGTCCAAGGCTTGGCAGATGGGGGAGGCGACGCGGTTCGTCGAGCCGCTTGGTGGCGTGGTGGTGGAGGAGTTCTTCGACATCGGGCAGTCGCGTTCGTTGCCGTGGGAACGACGGGACGAGGCCAATCGTGGGTTGCAGGCCTTGGAGAATCCCAATCGCGGATGGGACGGACTGGTTGTCGGTGAAGCGACTCGGTGCTGCTTCGGCAACCAGTTCAGCCTGACGTGGCCGAAGTTCGATCGGTACGGCGTATCGCTCTGGATCCCGAGTCTCGGTGGATGATTCGATGCCGAGAACACCGTGCACGACATGGCTATGACGATCACGGGCGGTCTGTCGAAGTCGGAACGGCAGCATGTGCAGCGTCGACTTCGAGCCGCAATGGCAGCTCAGGTCGTGATCGACGGCAAGCATCAGGACGGACGCGCGCCATACGGCTATCAGGTCATCGACGCAGGACCACACCCGAACCCGCGGAAGGCGCAGGAGGGCTACCGGCTGCGAGTCCTCGCCGTCGACGAGGTGGCGGCTCCAGTCGTCGAACGGATCTTCGCGCTGTACCTCGAAGGTGTCGGTCACAAGGGCATTGCCCAATTGCTGAATGCCCAGCACATCCCATGTCCGGCTGCTCACACTCCTCATCAGAACCGACATCGCGCAGGCGACGGCTGGCAGGGATCGACAGTCAGGGAGATCCTGTGCAATCCGCGCTACACGGGGTATGCGATCTACGGCAGGTGCCAGAAAGTCGAGGAACTGCTTGACCCGGATGACGTCGCGGCGGGCCACGTCGTCAGGTACAAGCGTTCGTCGGCGTCGAAGATCGTGCGACCCTGCCCATCCGGCGATCGTGTCGGTCGAGGACTTCACGCGAGTGCAGCTGGAGATGTCCGCGCGGGCTGGAGCGAATATGTCCGAGCGAGCGCGAGTAACAAGGACCCGCGTCGCGTCGTCGCACACCTACGTGCTGCGTAGGCGGATCCACTGCACGATCTGCGGGCGACGGATGGAGGGCTCGCACCGATCGCAGGCGACGTTCTACCGCTGTCGGGCCCGAAGCCTGGCTCCCGAGTCACCCGCGCTGCAGGACCATCCGGCGAACGTCTATCTGCGCGAGGACCACCTGACAGTCAAGATCAACTCGTGGATCGCCCGGTTGTTCGCCCCGGCGCACATCCGGCGCACTGTGGAGGAGTTGGCCGACGCCGACGAGCTGGCTGGCAGGATTGAGACCCAAGCGCAATCATTCCGGCGCTGCATCGCGGCCGCGGAGTCGACGATGGAGCGCCTGCGGCGGGCGATCGAGGTGGGCTGGGATCCGGAAACCCTCACCGAGCAATACAACGCGGCAGCGGCCGACAAGCGAGCTGCGGAAGTCGGTCTGAAGGTTGTCGATCCAGTGCCTCAACTGACCGCAGACGACATCCGCACGATGGTCACGCAGCTTGGTGACATGGCGAAGGCACTGGATCTCGCGGACCGCCACGATTTTGCCGAGCTGTACGAAGCCTTGGGCCTGACGATTGCTTATGACCACCGACTGCAGGTCGCGGAAGTATCGATTACTCCTGCCCTGCGTGGAGTTAAGAAGTGTGTCCGAGGGCAGACACGTACCTTAACGACACGCCTCGACCTAGCCTTCGATCCAGCCGGCCGAACCCCCTAACGGTTGATATGCCGCCGAGGCCATGCGTCGTCTGTCGATGATGAGCGAAAGCTCTTACTGGCAAGAGGTTCGTGGTTGGCCTCGGCCGGGCACGGCCGCCGGGGCTGGAAGGCAGCAGCGAGTTGGTGGCGGTGCGCCTCGCGGACCGGGAGCTCATGAGCGACTTGGTACGCACTTGACCGATACTGTTCCTGTGTTTAGTCTGCTGAACATGAGTTCAGTGGTTGACGATGGCGATCTGACGGCGAGGGCGAGTATCCGGAATGCCGCGCTGCGGCTGTTCGCGGAGCGTGGGCATGATGCCGTCACGCTGCGGGAGATCGCTGGGGTGGCGGGGGTGTCGCCGGCGCTGGTGGTGCATCATTTCGGTAGTAAGGACGGGTTGCGGGCCGCGGTGGACGAGTATGCGGGGCGGGCTTTTGACTCGCTGTTCGCGATGGACGAGCACGACCTGGTCGACGCGATGACCGGGGACAATTGGGTTTCGGTTGGGGAGATGTTCGCGCGCGCGTTCCCGCCGGGTTCGCCGTTGCCGGCGTACCTGCGTCGGCTGCTGCTGACCAACGACCCTGTGGGTGCGGCGTTGTTCGGGCGTTGGTTCGCCCAGACGCGCCGCCTGCTCGACACCATGGCCGACCTGGGTGCCACCCGACCCAGTGAGGACGTGGCGGTTCGCGCGGCGTTCCTGCTGGTCAACGATCTGGCGGTGCTGCTGTTGCGTAATCAGGTCGCGGCCGCGATCGGGGTCGACCCGCTCACGCCGGAGGGGATGTCCCGCTGGGCCAAGGAGGTCACTGCCGTCTACCAGCAAGGCGCCTTCGCCCCTGGGAAGGAGCAATCGTGACCGATGTCATCAACATCGGTGAACTGACCAAGACCTTTGGGAAGGTGCGCGCCCTCGACGGCCTCAATCTGATTGTTCGTCCGGGCGAGGTTCATGGCTTCCTCGGCCCGAATGGGGCGGGTAAGTCGACGACCATCCGGATCCTGCTCGGGCTGATGCGGGCCACCAGCGGTGACGTCGAGCTGTTCGGCGCCGATCCCTGGCGGGGCGCTCCCAGACTTCATGAGCGCCTTGCGTACGTCGCCGGCGATGTCGCGCTGTGGCCGGGCCTGACCGGCGGGCAGTGCCTCGACGTGATCGGTACGACGTACGGCGGTGTCGACCACATGCGCCGGGACCGGCTGATCGATCGCTTCGAACTCGATCCGACGAAGCGGATCCGGGACTACTCCAAGGGCAATCGGCAGAAGGTCGCCCTGGTGGCGGCGCTGTCCGCGGAGGCCGAGCTGCTCGTCCTCGACGAGCCCACGTCCGGGCTCGACCCGTTGATGGAGGAGGCGTTCCAGCAGTGTGTGCGCGAGCGGAGAGAGGCCGGTGTGACGGTGCTGCTGTCCAGTCACATCCTCGGTGAGGTCGAGGCGCTGGCCGATCGGGTGAGCATCATTCGTCGCGGCCGGACCGTCGCCACCGGCAGTCTCGCGGACCTGCGCCGTCATACTCGTACGACAGTGCACGTGGTGACCGGCACCGAACCCGAAGCGCTGGCCCGAGCCGCCGGGGTGGCCGACTGTGTGTCGGAACGGCTGGACGGGTACGTGGACAGTCGGTTCACGATCGACGCGGATCATCTGGATGCGACGATCGGTTTGCTGCACGCCGCGCGGATTCACACGCTGACGGTCACGCCTCCGAGCCTGGATGCGTTGTTCCTGCGCAACTACGGGGACGGTCTGGAGGTCGGCGAGAAGGTTGCCGAGGCCGCGCAATGAGCGCGGGTGGCCGGCAGGCGGTCCGGTGGCGACTCGGCTTGGCCGTCATGGCCGGGATCGTGTGGCGTACGCGTCGCCGCGGCATCCTGGTGTGGGTCATCGCGCTCATGGCAGGTATGGTCGGGACAGCCGCAGCGGTAGCTCGCATGTACAACACGCCGGCCAAGATTCAGACCTATGCCGAGGCGGTCACGTCCGGCAGTGCGCTGGCGGCGATCAACGGGCACGTCGAGGGGATCGACAGCCTGGGCGGGGTCGTTCAGGACGAGTTCGGGTTCCTGGCGTCGTTCCTGCTGCCGCTGCTGGGCATCGGGCTGGTGGTCGGCTCGACGCGGCGCGAGGAGGAGTCCGGCCGGCTGGAGACGACGCTCGGTGGCCGGATCGCGCGTTACCAGCCGACGCTGGCGGCGCTCGCGGTCGCGACGGCGGCGATCCTCGCGACTGCGGTGTTGTTCGCGGGCGGGCTTGTGCTCGTGGGAGTGCAGGCGTCCGGGGCGATCTTGTACGGCGCGGCCCTCGGCGGGCTGGCGTTCGTGTTCGCCGGCTTCGCCGCGTTGGTGGCGCAGCTCGTGCTGCACTCGCGTGGGGTCTATCTCTGGAGCCTGACCGTGCTGGCCGCCGCGTATGTGCTGCGGGGGATCGGTGACGCGACCAAGACTGGATTGACATGGTTGACGTGGCTGTCTCCGCTTGGCTGGGCGGAGAAGACTGCGCCGTTCGGGGGCCAGCGGTGGTGGGTGCTCGCGATGCCGTTCGCCGTCGGAGTCGTGCTGGGTGGTGCGGCGGTGTGGCTGGCTGCCCGCCGCGACGTCGGCAGCGCCCTCCTGCGGGGACGCGTCGGACCTGCGCGGGCGACCTGGCTGCAGCGGCGGCCGGTCGGCCTCGCGCTCTGGATCCACCGCCCGGCGGCGCTCGGCTGGCTGGCCGGCGGCATCCTGCTGACCGCGATGATGGGCTCCCTGGTCAAGCAGTTGCTCGGCGCCATGGCCGGAAACCCCGCGTTGGCCGAGTCCATGGGAATCCAGGGCGGCCGCCCGGTGGACGGCTTCGTCGCCGCGACGCAGTTGTATCTCGCGGTCGTCGCCGGGGGATACGTCATCCAGGCGATCGGCACCCTCCGTGCCGAGGAGGCCGACGGACGCCTGGAAACGCGACTCTCCGGTACGCTCTCGAGGATCCGCTGGCTGGCTGCCCACACCGTCGTCGTTGCGGCCGGATTGGCGCTCATCGTCGTGGTCTCGTCATTGGTCCTCGCGATCTCGACTGCTTGGTCCGTTGGTGACGCCCACGAATTCGGTTCGATCATGAAGTCTGGCCTGGACTATCTGCCAGCAGAACTGGTGCTGGCCGGTGTGGCGCTGGCGCTGTTCGGGTCGTGGCCGCGCGGCTTCGGCCTCGCCTGGGTGGGCTACGCCGTGGCAACGTTCATCGCCTTCCTGGGGCCTGGGCTCAAGCTGGCGCGCTGGCTGCTGGACCTCGCTCCCACAACGCACGTTGGAAACCCGCCGCTCGGCGCGGCCGATCCCGGCAGTCTGTCCGTGCTCACGATCGTTGCCGGGGCGCTCCTGCTCCTCGGCTTCATCGCCTTCAACCGCCGGGACATACCACGCGCCTAGCGCGACCCGCCGATACGTCGGAGGGGCGTTGTGGCGCTGTCGACAGTACGAGGAGAAGCGGTTGTGAATGGGATTGAGGTGGAGACGTGACGCGGCGGATTCCCCGGGGGATTGCGCGGTTGCCTATTCCGATGTTCCGTGCCGGGTTGGGGTTCGTGTTCGGGCGGCGTCTGGTGATGCTGGAGCACCTCGGGCGGACCAGTGGGCTGCGGCGGTACGTCGTACTCGAAGTGCTGGAACACGACGCGCACGGGCTGGTGATCGTGTCCGGCTACGGTCGGGGCGCGCAGTGGTACCGCAACGTGCTGGCCCAGCCGGGTGTGCGGGTGTGGACGGGCCGTCGCCGCGGGGTACGGGCGACCGCGGAGCTGGTTCCGTCAGAAGAGGTTCCGGCGCTGTTCGAGCAGTACCGTGGTCGCCATCGGCGGGCTGCGAAGGCGCTGGGGCGGATGCTGGAGCTTCCGGACCTTGCCGGTGCCGGTCCAGTACGGGCCGACGTCGGCGCGAGGCTGCCGTTGCTGCGGATCGAGTTCGCAGCTCGGTGACCCGACCGACCAGCCTCTGCAAGATGAGCCAGATTAACGCTGCGCAGGTGGAGCCGTGACCGGCGCAGCCGGCCCGGGGCTTGCGGCGTCATTGAACGTGCGTTTAAGCATTGAACCTGCGTTCAAGCGAGGTGGCCGAGCGGATCCGGGACCGCGGCGATCCTGCGGTACGGGCGGGATGGTTTCGCGGTCGGTCTGCGCGCGGTCGGGACGGACGCGGGCGTGACGGCGGGGCTGGTGCTGCACTACTTCGGCTCGAAGGACGGGCTGCGAAAGGCGTGTGACGCGTACGTCCTGAGCGTGATCCGGTCGGAGAGGCTGAAGGCGGCGACGAGCGGTCCGGCGGCGGCGATCGCGCAGTTGGCCGAGATCGAGGAGTATGCGCCGATGGCGCTGTACTCGCTGCGGAGCCTGCAGGCCGGTGGCGAGCTCGCGGCGGAGTTCATGGAGCAGATGGCCGGGACGCGCGGGAGTACCTCGAGGCAGGGGTCGAGAGCGGCCTGATCCGGCCGAGCCGGGACCCGGTCGCGCGGGCGCGGTACCTGGCGATGCAGTCGATGGGTTCGTTGTCGCTGTGGATCTCGCTGCGTCCGGGGATCCGGGAGGTCGATGACTTCCGGAAGGAGCTGCGGCAGCTGTCGGACGAGATCACGCTGCCTGCGCTGGAGTTGTTCTCGGAGGGGTTGTTCGTAGAGCGCTCGATGCTCGACGAGTACTTGATGTACGTCTGCGATCCGCCGGCCGGCGACGCGAAACGCTAAGTCGGCCACGCGCCCTCGACGGTCTCGATCTGGCCGTCGGGACCGGACAGGTGGCCGGTTTCCTCGGTCCCAACGGCGCCGGCAAATCCACCGCGATCCGCATCGTCCTCGGTCTGCTGAGCGCCGACTCCGGGGATGTCGAAGCGTTGGGCATGCACCCGTGGTACGACGCGGTGGAGCTGCACCGACGCCTCGCCTATGTGCCAGGCGACGTGAGCCTGTGGCCGAACCTGACCGGTGGCGAGGCATTCGACTAGAGTCCGGGATCTTCTCAGCCGGGTTCAGACGCGGGTCGAACCTGATGACTCTGGTCTCATGGGTACCAGCGAGGCGAACGGATTTCGGGTGACTGTTGATGATCTCCGCAGAGCTGTCGATGCGGACGTCCGTCGGAACTGGTCTGATTGGCAGTGGATGCGGTGGCTGGAGGCGTCTGCGATGCTGCGTGGCCAGTCGTTCAGGAACGTTGTGCTGATCAAGTTGCAGTTGCCGGATGCCGTGTGGGTGGAGGGGCGGCAGGGATGGCAACGGCGGGGGCGCCGTGTTGTGCGGGGCGCGTCTGGAATCAGGATCGTTGCGCCGGCAGCGGACTTCGATCGTCATGCCGGTCCGGTGCAGGGCCACGGCGTCGCGACGGTCTGGGACGTGAGTCAGACCGATGGCGCGCAGATTGTCCGTTCCTCGCTCGGGCCGGTCGTCAGCGTACGGCCGATGAGCGTCTTTGCGGGGCTGGCGCAGGTTGCGGCTGCTGCGGGATACCGCGTCGAACAGGGATCGTTGTCGGCGGACATGCGTGGGGGAGGCACCGATCACCGGCGCCGGCGGATTGTTGTCCCTGGCGAGTTTGACGACCCGGTGGTGGCGCTGAGCCTGGCTCACGAGCTGGCTCACCTGCGGATGCACAAGCTGTCTCGTGATTCGGGCTGCCATGGTCTGGTCCGATTGGAGGCTGCGTCGGTTGCGTACACGCTGCTCGCGCGATTCGGCGTCGTACCAGGCGGAGTGTCAACGGACCTCATACCCAGCGTCTCGGGAATGGTCGGCAGATCCCCCGCAGCACGACTTGTTGAGACGTTGGGTGGTCGAGTTGTCGCCGTTGCGGGACGCCTGATCGATGCCGCCGAGCGGCACATCCCAACTTCCGAGATGCGCCTCGATAGAGCCGGGTCGAAGTCGATCGACCTAGACGCCGAGACCAGGCAGCCTGATCTCGGCTTGTAGGTCCTGCCGCCGCCGCGGTTCAGAGGAAGCCGGGGCCTTCGGTCCAGGGATGTAGGGGGAGCGTTTCGGGTCGGCGATCTGGCTTTCGAATCTCTTCTCCCAGAGGTCAGGAGGGTGGTTGATCTTGTGCAGCGCGGTGAGCTCGCCGGACTGGTTGGTCTTGGCGCGGTCCTGGAGATCCCAGCGGACTGCACGGGCTCTCGCAAAACATCGCAACGCTTCCCGATTGCCAGTTCTTTGGTGGTCGCGAGCGTTCAGCGTTCATGGCGGATGGTCGAGATGTTCAGCGGGAACGAGGCGAGTCGTGGGTCGGAGTGGAAACTCCGGATCGGGCGCCGGTGCTGTATCCACAAGCTGCTCGTGTGCTTCGGCGGATCATTGCTCGGCTGGCAGGGTCGCGTCGTGGGTCTGATGAGCGGTGCGGAGCGGAGAGGAAGCGTCGTGAGTGACGGCGATGAGTGGACGACTCTGGACGAGTTGCTCGGCATGGAGGCGTTGGCAGATCAGCCGGTGAACGGGAGCGGGATCGAGCGACTCGCGTTCTACGGGCGGTGTTCGACGGAGAACAATCAGGATCCTGCGACCTCGAAGGCGTGGCAACTGGGGGAGGCGCAGCGGTTCGTGGAGCCGCTCGGGGGTGAAGTGGTCGAGGAGTTCTTCGACATCGGGCAGTCAGGGTCGTTGCCCTGGGAACGGCGGGAGCAGGCGAGTGAGGTTCTGCGAGCCTTGAAGAACCGGGACAGGGGGTGGCAGGGACTGGTGGTCGGGGAGGCGACTCGGTGTTGATTCAGCAATCAGTTCAGCTTGACGTGGCCGAAGTTTGATCGGTACGGCGTGTCCCTGTGGATACCGAGTCTGGGCGGGCGGTTCGACCCGGAGAACACAGTGCACGACATGGCGATGACGATCACGGGTGGGTTGTCGAAGTCCGAGCGGCAACATGTGCAGCGTCGGGTTCGGGCCGCGATGGCCGCGCAGGTGGTGATTGGTGGGCGCTACCAGGGCGGGCGTCCGCCGTACGGGTATGTCGTGGTGGACGGCGGGCCGCATCCTCATCCGAGGAAGGCCGCTGAGGGGCAGCGGTTGCGGGTGCTGGCGATTGATGAGTTCGCGGCCGCGGTGGTGCGCCGGATCTTCGATCTGTATCTGGAGGGGTGGGGGAGGAAGGCGATCGTTGAGCACCTCAACCGGGAAGGTGTTCCGTGTCCGTCGGCGCGTGCTCCGCAGCAGAACCGGCATCGGTCGATGAACGGATGGCAGCACTCGACGGTCGTTGCCATACTCAACAACCCGCAGTACACCGGGTACGCCGTCTACGGTCGCTGGCAGAAGGTCGAAGAGCTACTTGATCCAGATGATGTTGCCGCCGGCTACGTGGTGAGGTTTCGGAGGTCTCCGCAGGCGAAGATCGTGCGATCGAGGGAGCCGGCGCATCCGGCGATCATCTCGGTCGAGACATTCACCGCGGCTCAGTTGCGGCGGCGGAAGCGGAAGTCCGATGGGATCCAAAAGTGGTCTGCGGTTGAGCGGCGCCGCACCTCGCCGAAGCGGGTGTACGCGCTCCGTGGCTTGGTGAGGTGCGGACTGTGCTCGCGGAAGATGGAAGGGCGGCTCGACGGCAGGACGTTGTCTACTACCGGTGCAATGCGCGGACGCTGGTTCCGGGGTCTAGGAGTGCGCTGGCACATCCTCGGCAGATCTACCTGCGGGAGGACGTTGTGACGCCCGCCGTCAATCGTTGGATCGGGTCCCTGTTCGACCCGATGCACCGCTCCGAGACGATCGAGACGTTGCTGGTCGAGGACGATGCCGAGGATCACCGGATCGAACATGTCGAGGACCTTCGCGGGCGTGTCCGTGCGGCAAAGATCACCATGGATCGGGTGCGGAAGGCGCTCGATGCCGGCTGGGATCCAGTCGAGCTGCGTGAGCAGTACAACGCGGCCGCAGCGGAGAAGCAGACCGCCGAAAGGCTGCTGGCGTCGTTGCCGACTCAAGCGACGATCACCAGGGCGCAGCTCGAGGAGTGGATCGATGAGTTGGGCGACATCGGAGCGGCTTTGAACGTGGCAAACCCGGAAGAGTTGAACCAGCTGTACGGCTCGCTGCGGCTTTCGCTGAAGTATCACCACGCCGACCAGACGGTTGACGTGGAGGTCGACCCGATGGGGGACCGTGTGGATAAGGTCTGTGTCCGAGGGGGGACTTGAACCCCCACGCCCCGTAAAGGGCACTAGCACCTCAAGCTAGCGCGTCTGCCTATTCCGCCACCCGGACGAGTGGTCTGACCGCCTGCGCGGTACCGACCGGAGAACAGTAGCAAACTCCAGGGGTGGAATTCACATCGGGGCGTTGGGTGGTGACGACGGTGTGTCGGGGGCGTAGTTTGAAATTGAAGCACCGGCTTCGCAGGCGGAGGTGAGTACGCCGTGGACGCGTGGAACGGGATGACGTTCGAGGGTAAGGACACGATGCTCCGGGTCGTTCGGGACGAGGCGGAGCGGTTCTTCGGGATGGTCGACGGTGCCGACGTGTGGGAGGCGCCGACCGGGGCCGGGCACTGGGAAGTGCGGGACGTGGTGGCACACGTCACGGACACGACGGAGGCGTACTTCGTGGCGTTCGACGCGGCACGCTCGCACACGGAGGTGCCAGCGGCGTACGGGCTGCCGGGGATGGCCGAGCGGGTGGACAAGCAGGCGCTGGCGCTCCGCGGGGTGCCGCAGGCCGAACTGGTCGAGCGGCTGCGGTCCGACTTCGACAAGTTGATGGGGATGTTCGAGGCGCTCGGGCCGGACGACTGGGGCGGGCTCACCGTGCCGCACTTCTACATGG
This genomic interval carries:
- a CDS encoding recombinase family protein, which encodes MAAQVVIGGRYQGGRPPYGYVVVDGGPHPHPRKAAEGQRLRVLAIDEFAAAVVRRIFDLYLEGWGRKAIVEHLNREGVPCPSARAPQQNRHRSMNGWQHSTVVAILNNPQYTGYAVYGRWQKVEELLDPDDVAAGYVVRFRRSPQAKIVRSREPAHPAIISVETFTAAQLRRRKRKSDGIQKWSAVERRRTSPKRVYALRGLVRCGLCSRKMEGRLDGRTLSTTGAMRGRWFRGLGVRWHILGRSTCGRTL
- a CDS encoding TetR/AcrR family transcriptional regulator, with the translated sequence MTDTVPVFSLLNMSSVVDDGDLTARASIRNAALRLFAERGHDAVTLREIAGVAGVSPALVVHHFGSKDGLRAAVDEYAGRAFDSLFAMDEHDLVDAMTGDNWVSVGEMFARAFPPGSPLPAYLRRLLLTNDPVGAALFGRWFAQTRRLLDTMADLGATRPSEDVAVRAAFLLVNDLAVLLLRNQVAAAIGVDPLTPEGMSRWAKEVTAVYQQGAFAPGKEQS
- a CDS encoding maleylpyruvate isomerase family mycothiol-dependent enzyme, producing MDAWNGMTFEGKDTMLRVVRDEAERFFGMVDGADVWEAPTGAGHWEVRDVVAHVTDTTEAYFVAFDAARSHTEVPAAYGLPGMAERVDKQALALRGVPQAELVERLRSDFDKLMGMFEALGPDDWGGLTVPHFYMGPLPAFFYPAFQLMDYGVHSWDIRQGTGRAHGLSGEAADLLVPFMFVLWKYTTGAKDPCELGIRITSGPNAGDTRVSVGPGGMDYAAGDASGLPAVIEFDPGSFVLTAFGRGNAGTIRGDRAVADRYLNLFFRI
- a CDS encoding ABC transporter ATP-binding protein: MTDVINIGELTKTFGKVRALDGLNLIVRPGEVHGFLGPNGAGKSTTIRILLGLMRATSGDVELFGADPWRGAPRLHERLAYVAGDVALWPGLTGGQCLDVIGTTYGGVDHMRRDRLIDRFELDPTKRIRDYSKGNRQKVALVAALSAEAELLVLDEPTSGLDPLMEEAFQQCVRERREAGVTVLLSSHILGEVEALADRVSIIRRGRTVATGSLADLRRHTRTTVHVVTGTEPEALARAAGVADCVSERLDGYVDSRFTIDADHLDATIGLLHAARIHTLTVTPPSLDALFLRNYGDGLEVGEKVAEAAQ
- a CDS encoding recombinase family protein — translated: MAMTITGGLSKSERQHVQRRLRAAMAAQVVIDGKHQDGRAPYGYQVIDAGPHPNPRKAQEGYRLRVLAVDEVAAPVVERIFALYLEGVGHKGIAQLLNAQHIPCPAAHTPHQNRHRAGDGWQGSTVREILCNPRYTGYAIYGRCQKVEELLDPDDVAAGHVVRYKRSSASKIVRPCPSGDRVGRGLHASAAGDVRAGWSEYVRASASNKDPRRVVAHLRAA
- a CDS encoding recombinase family protein; translated protein: MSDGDEWTTLDELLGMEALADQPVNGSGIERLAFYGRCSTENNQDPATSKAWQLGEAQRFVEPLGGEVVEEFFDIGQSGSLPWERREQASEVLRALKNRDRGWQGLVVGEATRC
- a CDS encoding nitroreductase family deazaflavin-dependent oxidoreductase; translated protein: MFRAGLGFVFGRRLVMLEHLGRTSGLRRYVVLEVLEHDAHGLVIVSGYGRGAQWYRNVLAQPGVRVWTGRRRGVRATAELVPSEEVPALFEQYRGRHRRAAKALGRMLELPDLAGAGPVRADVGARLPLLRIEFAAR
- a CDS encoding 1-aminocyclopropane-1-carboxylate deaminase/D-cysteine desulfhydrase — protein: MEDGLIAELRLPSPVVEIGDDRLRAAGVRVLLKRDDLIHPEVPGNKWRKLKYNVATARELGFETLLTFGGAYSNHIRATAAVGAYCGFRTIGVIRGEEHLPLNSSLQYAVSRGMRLMYIDRTTYRAKTTDVVIEALHEEFGDFYLIPEGGSNADAVRGCAELAAELDASVDVVFCAVGTGGTLAGVAAGLRTDQVVIGVPVLKGGAFLEGDIVGLQGQVYGERTGSWRLECDYHFGGYAKRTGELGEFIDDFEGRHGLRLDWVYEAKMMYALFDQVARNAFPRGTTVVALISGSGQVPEI
- a CDS encoding ABC transporter permease translates to MSAGGRQAVRWRLGLAVMAGIVWRTRRRGILVWVIALMAGMVGTAAAVARMYNTPAKIQTYAEAVTSGSALAAINGHVEGIDSLGGVVQDEFGFLASFLLPLLGIGLVVGSTRREEESGRLETTLGGRIARYQPTLAALAVATAAILATAVLFAGGLVLVGVQASGAILYGAALGGLAFVFAGFAALVAQLVLHSRGVYLWSLTVLAAAYVLRGIGDATKTGLTWLTWLSPLGWAEKTAPFGGQRWWVLAMPFAVGVVLGGAAVWLAARRDVGSALLRGRVGPARATWLQRRPVGLALWIHRPAALGWLAGGILLTAMMGSLVKQLLGAMAGNPALAESMGIQGGRPVDGFVAATQLYLAVVAGGYVIQAIGTLRAEEADGRLETRLSGTLSRIRWLAAHTVVVAAGLALIVVVSSLVLAISTAWSVGDAHEFGSIMKSGLDYLPAELVLAGVALALFGSWPRGFGLAWVGYAVATFIAFLGPGLKLARWLLDLAPTTHVGNPPLGAADPGSLSVLTIVAGALLLLGFIAFNRRDIPRA